The sequence AACTAAAAGAGATAATCTACGGGGAAATAGATTCAATGGTATTTAATATATTTCAATTAAATGAAAAAGAAGTAAAGACAATAGTTAGAGAAGTAGAGGTAAGGAATTTAATTAAATAAAGGGTGCCCCCAATGGGGCACCCTTTGTTTAACATATAATAACTATCCTAGCATAGCTGCTAAATCTGTTTGAGCATCGCCAGTTAGTTTGAGGTTGAAGTTATCTTGTAAAACGCCAAGAACTCCTGCAGAAATAAACTCTGGTGGTTTAGGTCCAATGTAGATGTTTTGGATACCTAGGCTAAATAGACCTAGTAAAATTGCAACAGCTTTTTGCTCGAACCATGAAAGAACAATGCTCAATGGTAGTTCGTTTACTGAGCAGTTGAAAGCTTCTGCTAAAGCGATTGCTATTCTAACAGCAGATCCAGAGTTGTTACATTGACCTAAGTCTATATAACGAGGTATACCAGTTCCTTCGATTGTACCGAAGTCGATATCATTGAATCTGTACTTACCACAAGAAGTTGTTAGAATTACACAATCCTTTGGTAATGAAGAAGCTAATTCTCTGTAGTACTCTCCACCTTTACCAGGAGCGTCACAACCAGCAATTACAAAGAACCTTCTGATCTTACCAGATTTTACAGCTTCTACGATTTCTGGAGCGATTCCTAGTACTGTCTCATGATGGAAGCCAGTGCTTAGGGTTTTGTCAGACTCTATGTTTGCTTCTGGAAGCTCTAGAGCCCTTTCAATTAGCACTGAGAAGTCAGGGCTAGTGATTTTAGTTACGCCCTCTAAGCCAGTTACACCATAAGAGAACATTCTGTCAGCGTAAGTACCTTTAATTGGCATAACACAGTTAGTTGTCGCTAAGATAGCACCAGGGAATTCTTCAAATACTTTTCTTTGGTCAAACCACGCCTTACCTACGTTACCCTTTAGGTGAGGATATTTCTTTAATGATGGGTAACCATGGGCTGGAAGCATCTCTGAGTGAGTGTATATGTTAATGCCTTTACCTTCTGTTTGCTTAAGTAGTTCTTCTAAAGCAAATAAGTTGTGGCCTGTAACGATAATGCACTTACCTTCGATTTTATCTGCAGATACCACAACAGGTTGTGGAATACCAAGTTTATCGGTATGTGCTTTATCTAAAACTTCCATTATTTTAACGGTTGCTTGACCAACCTTCATTGCCATTTCTATATGTTCACTTACATTGAAGTTAGAGTTAGTAAGGGTAGTATATAGAGCTTCATGAGTGATTCTATCTACTTCATCACTGCTGTAACCTAGCTCCCTAGCATGTGTTGCATATGCTGCTATTCCTTTAAGACCTAAAATCATTGTATCTTGTAAGCTCGCTATATCTGGGTTTTTACCACATACACCTATTGGACCTGTACAGCCACCCTTAGGAGTTTGTTCACATTGATAACAAAACATTTCTGACATTCGTATTTCCTCCTTAAAAATTTTATTGTCTAGCACATCTACTATGATAATATAGATTTAAAGGAAATTATGTGATATTAATCATAGTAATGGTATGAATTTAGTAACATCTTAAAAAAGGTATTAAGTTTTTAATGTAGAATAAAATATAAATAAACATAATAAAAGGTGTGGTGTAATGTGTTAAGTACCGTAATTTTAGCCATATATGTAGTTGTATTTTTGCTATTATCCCTACCGTATTTAGCTATTGTTAAGTTAGTCCGGGTTATAGGTCTAAAGAATGTTCACGAAAAAATGCTAGAAGTTTTTGTGCAATTTTTCGGTAAATCTGTGATTAGGGTAGTAGGGGCAAATGTTGAAGTAGAAGGCTTAGAAAATCTACCTAAAGGAAACGTATTATTTGTGGGCAATCATCAAAGCTACGCAGATATTCCAATAATGCTGGGGTTTATCCCAGGAGTGAAGAGTTTCATAGCGAAAAAAGAAACCCGTAGGATACCAGTGGTAAGCTGGTGGATGGTTGAAATAAATTGCGTTTTCCTTGATAGACAAAACCTGCGTCAAGGGATGAAAGATATGGCAAAGGCCAAAGAGTTCTTACAAGAAGGCAGATCCATGGTAATATATCCTGAAGGAACCCGTAGTCAAAATGATGATATGGGGGAGTTTAAGAAAGGAAGCTTGAAAATTGCTCAACAAGCTAATGTTCCTGTGGTTCCAGTGGCAATCTTAGGTTCATATAAACTATATGAACAACAAAAAAAGATTAAAAAAGCAGAAGTTAAATTGACAATAGGTGAGCCGATATTTATTGAGAAGCTAAGTAAAGAAGAACAAAAAGAAATTGCAGAAATTGCTGAAAATAGAGTTAGAATAATGCTAAAAAGCACCTAATAGTAGGTGCTTTTTAGTTTTGTCTTCACTTTTCTTGAAATTATGCTAAAATTAAAATAATAATGTAAAAAAGAGTGAGGGATGAAGATGCAAAAAGATTACATCGTAAGGTCCCATGTAAGGTGTGAAAACTATCAAGTTGATAAGGGAATGCTGTATAGCTCAAAAATAATTCAAGGTGAGGAATTAGATGGGAGACTTATCAACAACAGTAAGCTTATGCAAGTGGCTTCGCCTTTCATGGAGCAGCTGTATGATTTTGTAAAAGGATCTAATTTTTTTGCTATATTGACAGATGGTGATGGATGTATTCTTAAGGTTATAGGTGATCCGGAAATTCTAGAGGAGTCCTATAATTTGAAGATGGTACCAGGGGCTTTTATGGATGAAAAAAGTATAGGTACAAATGCCATGGGTACAGCTTTAGAAGAGCGGTGTCCTGTACAGGTTTCTGGTAAGGAGCATTTTATCACAGCATACCATCGTTGGACTTGCTCAGGTGCCCCCATTAGAAATCCTGAGGGGGATATAATTGGAGTATTAGATCTGACAGGCTACAGCCCCCTGGTTCATTCCCATACTCTAGGAATGGTTGTGGCAGCTGTCCATGCCATTGAAAACATAATGAATAAAGAAAACACCAATACCAAACTTTCCCTTGCTAAACAGTCAATGGAAGCTATCATAAATTCCATCGATGATGGTATTCTAACTGTGGGTCCAAAGGGCTACATTAAAGTCCTGAATAAAAAGGCACAGATGGTCCTTGGGATAGAGGATGACAACTTTATAGGCAAGGAAGCAGAACACTATATTGAAAATTGGTCATACATTGAAGAAATTTTAAAAAGAGATAAGAAGATTGTAGAAGAAGAAACGTATATACGAGGGAAAAAATCGAAATTACACTGTACAATAAGTGGATACTATATATTAGGTGCAGGAAGAGCCCAGGGGTATGTATGCATTTTTAAAGAGATACAAAGCGCGAGGAAGCTGGCAAATAAGATGTATGGGAAACAGGCTGCATATACATTTGATAAAATAATTGGTCGAGAAAGCAGCTTTATAAAAATAATAGAGAATGCAAAAAAAATATCCGATAGCCCTTCAACTGTATTGATTTTAGGGGAGAGTGGAACAGGTAAGGAAGTATTTGCCCAAGCCATACATAATGCCAGCTCGAGGAGAGATGAAGCATTCGTTGCTCTAAACTGTGGGGCTTTGCCTAGAAACCTCATTGAGACCGAGCTGTTTGGATATGAAGACGGAGCTTTTACAGGTGCTAAGCGAGGTGGAAGGGCGGGGAAATTTGAACTGGCAGATGGGGGAACTCTATTTTTAGATGAGATAGGCGAGCTTCCCCTAGAAATGCAAGTGAATTTACTCCGGGTTTTAGAAGAAGGCAAATTATATAGAGTAGGGGGAAGTAAAGAAATATCAGTGGATGTAAGGATAATTGCTGCAACTAACAGGGACTTGAAAAAAGATGTGGAAAAGGGACTTTTCAGGAAAGACTTATACTACCGTTTAAATGTTTTGACGGTAAAATTACCTCCCCTTAGGGAAAGAAAAGGTGATATTCCCTTATTGGCAGATTACTTTCTAACAGTAAAATCCTTAAAACTCATGAAAACGCCCATTAGTCTAAATGAAAAATTTATGGATAAGTTTTTAGCATACAACTGGCCAGGGAATATAAGAGAGCTAGAAAATGTTATTGAAAGTATAGTAAATACTCCTGAGTCAGTTGAGCTACCCTTTGAAGTAAAAGAGGATGCTAAGGATGTCAAACAGGTTGTTCGAACTGTAGAGATAGATAATCTAGAGGAGCTAGAGAAACACACTATATCTCGAGTATTGGAAAAACACCAGAACAATATAACCACAGCGGCAAAAGCCTTGGGCATAGGAAGAAACACACTATATAGGAAAATTGAAAAATTCGGGATAGATGCCCCAAAATAGAACTATAGCTCCAAAGCAGAACTTGTTTTCAATGCAATATGCTTCAAAAAGAGGGTGCAAGATAAAGTCCCTAAATAGTAAAAGAGAAGGCAGCTACTTGCCTTCTCTTTTATAATACGGGGTAATTTGAAAGAGCCTCTTTTTGATTATTCTAAAAAATGGCTAACTAAATCCTTTAGCTTATAACCATCCCCGTTGATACTGATGTGGTATTTGTATATCGGCCTTTAATTCTTTGGCAGCATAAATAGGCCAATTCGGATTTCTTAAAAGCTCTCTGCCTAAAAAAACTATATCTGCTCTGTTATTATTTAAGATTTCCTCTGCTTGAACAGGGCTGGTTATAAGACCCACTGTGCTTGTTGGAATATCCCCATTGTTTTTGATGAAATCAGAGAATCTCACTTGGTAACCAGGGAAAGTAGGGGGAGGAACTGGAGTTATGGCTCCGCTTGAACAATCTATAAAGTCTACACCTTGTTCTTTTAACTTTTTTACATAGTAAAGCATATCCTCAGGATGGTTACCATCATCTTGGTATTCTTCAATGGAGAGTCTTATAAATAAAGGTCCAGACCAAATGTCCTTTACTTCTTTTACAATCTTCTCTAAGAAAAGAAAACGTTTTTCCTTGCTGCCCCCGTATTCATCATTGCGTTTATTGGTGATTGGTGATAGAAACTCGCTTATAAGGTAACCATGGGCACCATGCAGTTCTATAATATCGAAGCCGGCTTTTTTTGCCCTCTGTACTCCATCTTTAAACCTTTGGATGGTTTCTTCAATTTGTTTTATTGTCATTTCTTGGGGTACCTGAAAATTATCATTGAAAGGGATAGGGGATGGTGCAATGATTGGTTCCTTTAAATCTGCTTTCCTTCCCGCATGACCTATTTGTATACCAGCTATAGACCCATTAGCATGTATAACATCAACTAGCTCACTTAGCCCAGGTATTTGTTCATCAGACCAAATGCCAAGGTCTTGAGGAGAAATTCTTCCTTGGGTAGAAACAGCAGTAGCCTCAAGCATTACTAGAGCAACTTGACCTAAAGCCCTAGCACCATAATGTACTTTGTGCCAAGAGGTGACTTTTCCATCCTCTTCATAGGCTGAATAGGTACACATAGGTGACATTCCAACACGGTTTTTTAGAGTAACCCCTTTTATAGAAAAGGGTGTGAAAAGTTTAGTCATTAACATACCTCCCATTTTAATCCTTATATCTAAATTATATCAGAAATAATTGAAAAGTATTATGAATTTTATAAACTAATAAGTAAAAAATCAAGAATGTAATGGGTCCAATAGGGCAGAGGTTTTAGAGGGATTTTCATGTGTTTTGTAGAAATAATTAGTAGGGAAGCTTAACCCATAGAGTTCCTTGAGGAGTGATATTAATGACAATAAAATTCTTACACTGTGCCGATGTACATTTAGACACACCTTTCAGAGGGTTATCACAGTTAAATGAGACACTGGCACTTAAGGTAAAGGATGTCAATAAAAAAGTACTTGAAAATATTGTTAATGTAGCAATAAATAAAAGTGTAGATTTTGTATTAATTGCGGGGGATTTATTTGATAGTGAACAGAAAAGCTTACAGAGCCAGTTAAGAAGTAAAGAGTTGTTTCAAAGACTAAACAAACACGGTATTAAAGTATTTGCCATAGGGGGAAACCACGATCCACTAAACAAACCCTTCACTATCCAATGGCCTGATAATGTACACTTCTTTCCTGCAGACAATCCTACCACTATGGAAATAGAAATAGATGCTAAGAAAGTTTATATTCATGGAGTTAGTTATAAAGAACATCAGGAGCTTGAAAACAAAGGGATTTTGTTTCCAAATTCAAGGGAAGGTGGGATTAATATTGGGCTTTTGCATTGTGAGATCGGTGGGGGTACAGAGAGTACATATAGCCCTTGTACACTAAATGACATTAGAGAAAAGGGATATGACTACTGGGCGTTAGGTCATATCCATAAAAGGTCTGTAGTATCAGCTGAGCCATATATAATCTACCCAGGCAGTCCTCAAGGTAAAAGCATTAAAGAAACTGATGAAAAGGGTTGTTATGTTATAACTATCAATGAACCTAAATGGGATGTGGAATTTATAGAAACCCACGAAGTACTGTGGGTACAAAAGGAAATAATGATAGACTCTTTAACATTAGATGGACTGTTAGATACACTACAACACACCATATTAGAACTAGAAAAAAACATTAACTGTAAAGGTTTGATAGTTAGGTTTTACCTTACAGGAAGAGGGGAACTACATAGTTTAAATGCTATGGATATGGATGAAATAGTTCTTACATTAAATGATCAGGAGGAGTTTTATGATAAGTTCGTGTGGGTTGAATCAATTCAAAAAAATACTTTGCCTGAAATTGATTTAGAGCTATTAAGTAACCAAGATGATTTTCTTGGGACACTATTTAAAATCGAGCAAGAATTTTTAGGGGATAAGGGCAAACTGTCCGAGCTGGTAGATGGCCT comes from Alkalicella caledoniensis and encodes:
- the hcp gene encoding hydroxylamine reductase; translated protein: MFCYQCEQTPKGGCTGPIGVCGKNPDIASLQDTMILGLKGIAAYATHARELGYSSDEVDRITHEALYTTLTNSNFNVSEHIEMAMKVGQATVKIMEVLDKAHTDKLGIPQPVVVSADKIEGKCIIVTGHNLFALEELLKQTEGKGINIYTHSEMLPAHGYPSLKKYPHLKGNVGKAWFDQRKVFEEFPGAILATTNCVMPIKGTYADRMFSYGVTGLEGVTKITSPDFSVLIERALELPEANIESDKTLSTGFHHETVLGIAPEIVEAVKSGKIRRFFVIAGCDAPGKGGEYYRELASSLPKDCVILTTSCGKYRFNDIDFGTIEGTGIPRYIDLGQCNNSGSAVRIAIALAEAFNCSVNELPLSIVLSWFEQKAVAILLGLFSLGIQNIYIGPKPPEFISAGVLGVLQDNFNLKLTGDAQTDLAAMLG
- a CDS encoding lysophospholipid acyltransferase family protein; translation: MLSTVILAIYVVVFLLLSLPYLAIVKLVRVIGLKNVHEKMLEVFVQFFGKSVIRVVGANVEVEGLENLPKGNVLFVGNHQSYADIPIMLGFIPGVKSFIAKKETRRIPVVSWWMVEINCVFLDRQNLRQGMKDMAKAKEFLQEGRSMVIYPEGTRSQNDDMGEFKKGSLKIAQQANVPVVPVAILGSYKLYEQQKKIKKAEVKLTIGEPIFIEKLSKEEQKEIAEIAENRVRIMLKST
- a CDS encoding sigma-54-dependent Fis family transcriptional regulator, yielding MQKDYIVRSHVRCENYQVDKGMLYSSKIIQGEELDGRLINNSKLMQVASPFMEQLYDFVKGSNFFAILTDGDGCILKVIGDPEILEESYNLKMVPGAFMDEKSIGTNAMGTALEERCPVQVSGKEHFITAYHRWTCSGAPIRNPEGDIIGVLDLTGYSPLVHSHTLGMVVAAVHAIENIMNKENTNTKLSLAKQSMEAIINSIDDGILTVGPKGYIKVLNKKAQMVLGIEDDNFIGKEAEHYIENWSYIEEILKRDKKIVEEETYIRGKKSKLHCTISGYYILGAGRAQGYVCIFKEIQSARKLANKMYGKQAAYTFDKIIGRESSFIKIIENAKKISDSPSTVLILGESGTGKEVFAQAIHNASSRRDEAFVALNCGALPRNLIETELFGYEDGAFTGAKRGGRAGKFELADGGTLFLDEIGELPLEMQVNLLRVLEEGKLYRVGGSKEISVDVRIIAATNRDLKKDVEKGLFRKDLYYRLNVLTVKLPPLRERKGDIPLLADYFLTVKSLKLMKTPISLNEKFMDKFLAYNWPGNIRELENVIESIVNTPESVELPFEVKEDAKDVKQVVRTVEIDNLEELEKHTISRVLEKHQNNITTAAKALGIGRNTLYRKIEKFGIDAPK
- the namA gene encoding NADPH dehydrogenase NamA; the encoded protein is MTKLFTPFSIKGVTLKNRVGMSPMCTYSAYEEDGKVTSWHKVHYGARALGQVALVMLEATAVSTQGRISPQDLGIWSDEQIPGLSELVDVIHANGSIAGIQIGHAGRKADLKEPIIAPSPIPFNDNFQVPQEMTIKQIEETIQRFKDGVQRAKKAGFDIIELHGAHGYLISEFLSPITNKRNDEYGGSKEKRFLFLEKIVKEVKDIWSGPLFIRLSIEEYQDDGNHPEDMLYYVKKLKEQGVDFIDCSSGAITPVPPPTFPGYQVRFSDFIKNNGDIPTSTVGLITSPVQAEEILNNNRADIVFLGRELLRNPNWPIYAAKELKADIQIPHQYQRGWL
- a CDS encoding metallophosphoesterase family protein, whose protein sequence is MTIKFLHCADVHLDTPFRGLSQLNETLALKVKDVNKKVLENIVNVAINKSVDFVLIAGDLFDSEQKSLQSQLRSKELFQRLNKHGIKVFAIGGNHDPLNKPFTIQWPDNVHFFPADNPTTMEIEIDAKKVYIHGVSYKEHQELENKGILFPNSREGGINIGLLHCEIGGGTESTYSPCTLNDIREKGYDYWALGHIHKRSVVSAEPYIIYPGSPQGKSIKETDEKGCYVITINEPKWDVEFIETHEVLWVQKEIMIDSLTLDGLLDTLQHTILELEKNINCKGLIVRFYLTGRGELHSLNAMDMDEIVLTLNDQEEFYDKFVWVESIQKNTLPEIDLELLSNQDDFLGTLFKIEQEFLGDKGKLSELVDGLDILNNRCTKRHVGKTDEEQLLKNAKDLVLHQLLKG